From a single Brassica oleracea var. oleracea cultivar TO1000 chromosome C5, BOL, whole genome shotgun sequence genomic region:
- the LOC106343343 gene encoding lipase-like, translated as MIQRLVVTALQLAELSVSSVVHMMYGLYIFSSAVAGDLTQTLSESIFKSKTTGEVKRSTTQVNDLPPIVLVHGIFGFGKGRLGGLSYFAGAEKKDERVLVPDLGSLTSVHDRARELFYYLKGGRVDYGEDHSKACGHSQFGRFYEKGEYQEWDEDHPIHFVGHSAGAQVVRVLQQMLSDKMFDGYENTNENWVLSLTSLSGALNGTTRTYLDGISPEDGKSLKLISLLQICKLGVVMYDWLDIPWLKSYYNFGFDHFNMSWKKTGLRGLVDCLLGNAGPFASSGDWILPDLSIQGSMKLNANLKTFPNTFYFSYATKRTRKPLGMMTVPSGVMGIHPLLFIRVLQMSQWRFPPDIPLPYKGYRDEDWQDNDGALNTISMTHPRIPVEHSNLIVQSDSDCLPLQPGIWYYKIVEADHILFIVNRERAGVEFDLIYDSIFERCRKHVFRKSPQTLPNEAQQLQLGGDQEE; from the exons ATGATTCAACGGTTGGTTGTAACTGCTCTTCAGCTAGCGGAGCTGTCAGTGAGCTCCGTCGTTCACATGATGTATGGGCTTTACATATTCAGCTCAGCCGTCGCCGGAGATCTCACGCAGACGTTGAGCGAGTCAATCTTCAAGTCCAAAACCACCGGCGAAGTCAAACGAAGTACAACTCAAGTCAATGATCTGCCTCCGATTGTTTTAGTCCACGGCATTTTCGGATTTGGGAAAGGA AGATTAGGTGGGTTGTCGTACTTTGCTGGAGCTGAGAAGAAGGATGAGAGAGTGTTGGTTCCTGATTTGGGGTCTTTGACGAGTGTACACGATAGGGCAAGAGAGTTGTTTTATTACTTGAAAGGTGGAAGAGTTGATTATGGTGAAGATCATAGTAAAGCTTGTGGGCATTCTCAGTTCGGTCGTTTCTATGAGAAAG GGGAGTATCAAGAATGGGATGAAGATCATCCTATTCACTTTGTTGGTCACTCTGCTGGTGCTCAAGTTGTTCGTGTCTTGCAGCAAATGCTCTCTGACAAG ATGTTTGATGGTTACGAGAACACAAATGAGAACTGGGTTTTGAGTTTAACATCCTTGTCAGGAGCATTAAACGGGACTACTCGAACCTACCTTGATGGAATATC GCCAGAGGACGGGAAGTCTCTCAAACTCATATCCCTCCTTCAGATCTGTAAACTTGGAGTCGTAATGTACGACTGGCTCGACATTCCTTGGCTTAAATCCTATTACAACTTCGGGTTCGACCATTTCAACATGTCCTGGAAGAAGACAGGTTTGCGCGGCCTTGTTGATTGCCTCCTTGGAAACGCAGGCCCTTTTGCATCATCAGGAGATTGGATCCTGCCTGACCTCTCAATCCAAGGCTCCATGAAGCTCAACGCTAATCTCAAGACTTTCCCGAACACGTTCTACTTCAGCTACGCGACTAAGCGCACTAGAAAGCCACTTGGAATGATGACTGTTCCTTCGGGTGTGATGGGGATCCATCCTCTGCTTTTCATCCGTGTGTTGCAGATGAGTCAGTGGCGGTTTCCTCCTGACATCCCTCTGCCTTATAAGGGTTACAG AGATGAAGATTGGCAGGACAATGATGGAGCGTTGAACACTATATCCATGACTCACCCACGAATCCCTGTTGAACATTCTAATCTAATTGTTCAGAGTGACTCAGATTGTCTCCCGCTCCAACCAGGCATTTG GTACTACAAGATCGTGGAGGCGGATCATATTCTATTCATTGTGAACCGAGAGAGAGCAGGTGTGGAGTTTGATTTGATCTACGACAGTATCTTTGAGCGGTGCAGGAAACATGTATTCCGGAAGAGCCCTCAGACATTGCCGAACGAAGCTCAACAGCTGCAGCTAGGAGGAGACCAAGAAGAATAG
- the LOC106293139 gene encoding uncharacterized protein LOC106293139 has product MSSSLIFTFIFTLCLLSSCFSSSASLHNATDENVTLRPQHEIQKLKLIREHLQKINKPTVKTIQSPDGDTIDCVPSHHQPAFDHPMLQGQRPMDPPEMPKGYSQENESHEDFQLWSLTGESCPEGTIPIRRTTEQDMLRASSVRRFGRKIRRVRRDSSSNGHEHAVGYVSGSQYYGAKASINVWTPRVSSQYDFSLSQIWVIAGSFADDLNTIEAGWQVSPELYGDTSPRFFTYWTSDAYQATGCYNLLCSGFIQTNNRIAIGAAISPVSSYKGGQFDISLLIWKDPKHGHWWLHFGSGTLVGYWPVSLFTHLMEHGNMVQFGGEIVNTKPGGSHTSTQMGSGHFAGEGFGKASYFRNLEMVDWDNTLIPTANLRVLADHPNCYDIRGGVNRVWGNYFYYGGPGKNSKCP; this is encoded by the exons ATGTCTTCTAGCTTGATTTTCACCTTCATTTTCACACTCTGCCTCCTCTCGTCTTGCTTCTCCTCCTCTGCTTCTCTACATAATGCCACAGACGAAAATGTGACTCTCCGGCCTCAACATGAGATCCAGAAGCTGAAACTTATCAGAGAACACCTCCAAAAGATCAATAAACCCACCGTGAAGACCATTCAG AGCCCAGATGGAGATACAATAGATTGTGTTCCATCTCATCACCAGCCTGCTTTTGATCATCCCATGTTGCAAGGACAAAGACCAATG GATCCACCAGAGATGCCCAAAGGGTATAGCCAAGAAAATGAATCCCATGAAGATTTTCAGCTTTGGAGTTTGACCGGCGAGTCTTGTCCGGAAGGAACGATTCCGATCAGAAGAACGACGGAGCAAGACATGTTAAGAGCAAGTTCTGTCCGTAGATTTGGTCGCAAAATCAGGCGTGTAAGAAGGGACTCGAGCAGTAACGGCCACGAG CATGCGGTTGGATACGTATCGGGAAGTCAATATTACGGAGCAAAAGCAAGTATAAACGTGTGGACGCCACGTGTCAGTAGCCAATATGATTTTAGTTTGTCTCAGATTTGGGTCATCGCCGGTTCTTTCGCCGACGATCTTAATACCATCGAAGCTGGTTGGCAG GTTAGCCCAGAGCTGTACGGAGACACTAGCCCAAGATTCTTCACCTATTGGACG TCCGATGCGTACCAGGCAACAGGATGCTATAACCTATTGTGTTCCGGTTTTATTCAGACAAACAATCGAATTGCGATCGGAGCTGCCATTTCTCCGGTTTCATCGTATAAAGGTGGACAATTCGATATAAGTTTATTGATATGGAAG GACCCAAAACACGGCCACTGGTGGCTCCATTTCGGGTCGGGGACACTAGTCGGGTACTGGCCCGTATCATTGTTCACACACCTGATGGAGCATGGGAACATGGTCCAGTTCGGTGGCGAGATCGTGAACACAAAACCTGGTGGTTCACATACGTCGACACAAATGGGAAGTGGACATTTTGCTGGTGAAGGTTTTGGAAAAGCGTCTTACTTTAGGAATCTCGAGATGGTAGATTGGGACAATACTCTTATTCCGACAGCTAATCTTAGAGTTCTTGCGGATCATCCGAATTGTTATGACATAAGAGGAGGAGTAAACAGGGTTTGGGGTAACTATTTTTATTACGGAGGACCCGGTAAAAACTCGAAGTGTCCTTAG